Genomic segment of Panicum virgatum strain AP13 chromosome 9N, P.virgatum_v5, whole genome shotgun sequence:
agacacataacaagcggtgttaactgcctcagcccagtactttctaggagtcctatgctcatcgagcatcgtcctagccatctccaccagcgtccgattcttccgctctacaaccccattctgctgtggagtgtagggagaagaatactggtgttcaagaccttgatcactgcaaaaggtgtcaaaatgagcatttttgaattatgtgccattgtcactgcgaatcgctctcatggcctggggaagctcgtttttcaacctcaagatcaactctcgaacaaactcgaaagcctcatccttggttctcatgaaaaagacccaagaatagtgAGAAAAGTCATCCATagtcacaagaacgtaccacttcccacccacCGACATCACtcgagaaggaccaactgtgtccatatgtagcaactctccagggtgagtggtcatcacttgATTAACAGACGGATGGGAGGtggcaaccatcttcccgtggcgacacgggtggcaaacaaggtccttttcaaacttcaatttgggcaatcctcggatcgggccaagtgagctaagtctcaacaacaagtcaaagctcagaTGTCCAagcctcctatgccacttccacagatcagaagaaggaccagccaacaagcagcaagaagggccaaaaggagttccagagaaatcgaccaagaaaactcgatcacgaggaacgatccggcaaaccaggtctcctctggaatccaaaactcgagaacaaccctccttgaagcgaacttcaaacccatcctcaagaagttgcgaaaccgaaaccaaattaaagccaagattcgaaaccaaagcaacctctctcagggtgaagcgatcagaaactctaacagcgccaacaccacgtagcttgcccttaccattatcccccaaatatgatgtattctttgtgacgcgttggggtgaggctggagaaccatttgtcgttcccggtcatatggcgcgaacaatcggagtccatgatccacctgttctccaagcctccaacctgcacatcagtagtgagacaaagagtgagcaaatgtctcaacactggggttaacAAAGtctgaagcaaaccagtgtcgagccatttgctctacagaagggttagcaaaaacAGGAAAAgtgtatcccccgtcccgtctaccgcgaggctgacgaccaccaccgcgaggaaagcgtggtgcatcgtaacctcctccaaatcctcggtcccgtggtccatatcGGTACTGAGGATGACCAGGAGCaagaccggcaaagcgaccacccgttggagcacggtaaccaccaccgtctccctatcctccacctacacggcgcgccctagcatcttgcctaccaccacaccgaggaggaccatgcacccgagcagagtacatgtccgagttgcgtctctcctgctcatgcctcacagcccgcttcctccagaagcaaaactcctccaagtgaccgtctctgtcacagtactcgcagtggtacctcacctctctcttgggaggtggaggccccgCCTTTGGATGgagaggagcagccctcttcttctgggcaacctgagctgtggcagcagggagtgtgtcgaggggattcctcagctcattgggctttggaacccaaacctgcttctgtggaggtgcttttgatggttctttcagcacaccatccacggggtctacaagcgaaggctgcgtgctcgtactagcagtgtttagagcactcgAAACTCCAACAGCCTTGctgatcttaccatacaacttgtcaaagtctgacttcgtgtatgtgtaaccgaccccaaaaccatcaccaagcttaaactgcttgatcatcatgcccaactgcggctcactactagaaacccaactcagaatcgccctaagatatgtgttctcattctccaatttggctttctctaccgcaagattatccaaatcagaaatcagaccagagcaaacatgacaatcaataggtgggctagactccacgaccttagtcttccccaaagacttaatcaaggtgttcttctcatctagctccgacctaagcgtgggacaaagcttacacacaccaagcaaaactggcctagacttcatctcctctagctcgcacacaacagtagcaaatttAGATTGCAAAgcggctagatcagacttaaagatgggacactcatcacattcaagcacatcactaactatGAGAGCGTCCTTgaccagttcaagctcatgcttggccttagctagctcgtgagacacgttagcaagcgaagtcttagcaacatctaagttcgcgacgttctcatcatgctttgCACTGAGAGTAataagatcattcatgtgagatatgcagccagcgcactcaacctcaccagatttctctctagcacaagccagctcagccctaagctttctacgctctctagctgcttccttaagcagcctcttctggttgtcgagagcggcgtacaactccctaacctcagtatcaagcaggtcaatagtggagtttacctctgaatcactctcggatccaggataAGAGCTGTCGTGCGtcagtgtagcatgtccacctggagacgcacgagtaccattggcctcacccgccatggtgcagaaactcttgcgccgaccggccgccaagcaaaggccgatgaagccagtggcatccttgtcccgcttcttcttcttcttgtcatcgtcgtcagaggtcggtgaagaagaacggtcggtgtcggagctcttgtcgaggtcgctgagctgcgccaggacaGCCTTCTCctacttcttggccttgtactggaagcgcttcttgagcaactccttgtcgaagcatcctcccttgtcccggtcacgactgcggtgcttgtggcgccgacgctccttgttggagcctccctcgtcgtggtcgcggtggcggtagtagtcgaagttgttgttctggccaccgccggacttcctggggcagtcggcgatgaagtggttcagatcgccgcagtggtagcacccggggttcttcttcctctgcttgTTGTGttagacacgctggaacttgtcgatgaggaggcacaagtcgtcgtcgcccagcgtctctaactgctcatctgtaacagaaggcaaagaggcaagagaaaagtttGTAAcctttgtaaattatgtatatatatatgcgcTATTTAACACGCAGGGTGTTAAATAGTTATTCAGCACGTCACTAGCAGCCCATTGATCCTCCACGAGCCAGACAGCCTCCGCGACCGGAAATTACCATCCGCAACCGGAATAAAGTTACTCTGCGGCATGCTCTAACACGAAGACCTGATCAGGATACCTGCAACCAGAAAAACGCAGGAAGGAGAGATCCTGCGACCGGAAAACATGTTCCGGTCCATGAGAAACATGGACTAGTCTTTTCTTGTCTCGAGGAAGTAGTATTCCGGTCtggttaaaaaaaaaaacttgatatGACCGGAACAAGTGTTAGCTGGCCGAATGTTAACAAGGTAGCTGGAAAGAAACTTATCTTGACCGGAATGTCTTAGCTGGACACCAGATCATGTTTGCCAGGAAATGTTCTAGTTTATTCCATCAGGATATTTATGCCTTAGTTCATCTGGAAAATAGTTAATTCATAATCGGAAATCTTATTGGTGTCACTGGAAAAAGATAGTGGTCGTAATCGGAAAATTAATTTGATGCTAATGGCACTGAGAAAACTGAAAATGTCACAGTGCGCCGAACACGTTCAGACAAGCAACACCCGAGACGCATGGAATGAAATATCATTTACATTAAAATTCAGTTAATGTGTACATGCACGGATCATAAGATTGTACACGCATCAGCAGGATTACCAGCACACCACCTATACAAGATAACTAAGATTGACAGTGTATGTGTTAATGTGCCTGCTTTCAACTGAACTGCAGTCAGACGTCACAGCGGCAGCACTGCAAATGTAAAATTCAAGGAACTTCCTCAGCTGACCTGATGTAACATATAGAACAAGAAAGAATTTCTTCAGTTCACCTGCTGTAACATATTGAACAAGAAAATTACGACGTACACAAATGCAGCTTTATATCTAAATATCTAATACACAGTTATAACATGTGCTTCCAATTGTTTGATCACACAGCTCTTCATCGTAGAGTAACAATTTTGCATTTGCCTCATTTACCAAATTTATGGGTTAGACTGTCAGATTCAATATGTTTTTATCAGGTTGCATATGATTAATATTTGAAGCTGCAGTAATGGCCGGCTGTACACCTTTGGTGAAACTAGTACCAGCAAAATTGGTCAACAAGAATGAATCATTTTTTTTGTCAACTTCAGGGCCATATTCTAAGACAAATTCAGGTTAGACAATCTCGGTCATTTGGTGCAATtgtgaataaaaaaaattgtggatGGGGTCTACGAATCTCCTATGTTCTAGTTAGGGAAGGAGCACAGACAGGGAGTGCTCCCAATTACGTTGCTGCGGATCCTAGCCAAAAATTGGAGAAAAAAAGTAACAGGGATTGGGATGGACTAAGAGCACTTATAATGCCCAAATATACCTGTATGTACTTGCTGAGTGACTTATACTGATAAATCCTTGCTTCTATGAATGTAGTTGGCGTGGACGTCcaacgcagctctcctgcaacGCCAGAACCAAAAGATTAGAACCTGCGCTTACAGTTACAGATATTGCTGCTGCTCCGCATCTTGGAGGCAATGATGCATGGAGATGCCAGAGTCGCTACGATGAACTGAAAAACTATAATGCCGCAACTGAATCAGCGCAATACCTGCCATTCTCCCCTGATCCGGCCAGAGGCTTCGCTGCTCTTGCCCCGCGCCAGCCAGATCTCGACTCCTTCCTTCAAGCAGACCCTGACCTCCACTCCTTCCTGCCAGATTGGTGATTCGCCGGGATGTGTACCCACCGCCATGCCTAGCAGACTTAGATCGGGATCCACTAGATGGAGATGATGCACGGGGCCACGGTCGATGCAGGAAGCTGCTGCGGTGCTAGCGAGAATATGCATCAATCTGGTGAATAAAGACCAAATAACGAGACGGAGAGGATGTAGTTATACCCCGTCCCAAATCAGAGCGCATCAGGCCCTTCTTCCTCTGATGTGCGCATGCGCCAGCTCGATCTCACTCCTTCCTTCACGCGGGCCATGAGCGGCGGCGGAGTACTGCCGAAGGGAGGGAGCCAGGGAGGAACCCGAGGCGAGGTTCCGATCCATGGGTTCATCGCCGACGGAGGGTCCCGTCCCCTAGACCATCTTCAGGGATGAGAAACAAACGGAGAGGGGAAAAAATAATCTGGAGATGAAATGGGAAGTGACGAAACTGCTCCATGCCCCCACGTGCCCACGATGGCGTTTAATTTTCCTGCAGTAGTACCGTGAAGAGGAAAAGGTGGGCGGCGACGAGTCCGCCGAGAAGACGAGGAGGTGGGCGTCGTGGCGGACGACGCGGGGAGGAGACAGGGTTCTCCTTTTCGTTTTTGGACCGAATCCCGCCATCCGGCGGAAACGGAATTTCGGGCGAAATTTCGCTAAATTTCGGTAATTCCGACTGAAAAGTGTTTTTGAATTCGAAAAACGAAATTTCATTgcattccgaccgaaatttcgggtTTTCCGACCGGAATTTCGGTAATTTtaaccgaaatttcggttttgTCACCGTAAAATAATGCAAATTAACAAAAAATGATGTGTACATatggaaaaattgaaaattttggcaaaatttcccctgattatgtgtatattgacagtttataatgcataacatatatataactccacaaaacaataacaaatacaccatttaacacataactcatgtccaaagtccacacataCAACGTAATACATTCAAAGTTCATTACAATTATTACACATaactcatgtccaaagtccacacatagaacgcaatacatccaaagtccattagaattattacaatCCAAAGATACAACAGAGGCAAAGGCATAGTCCAGAATAATCCATGTAGCATATTCTctgcatttaaatatttatgtgaaataaattaaataagTAGAGGAACCAAAACGTATAGATAATTTATGTTGATAGGATAAGTACCTGCATTCTTCAGTCCTCAAATCTCTCTCCCGGTGGTCCCTCATACGGCTCGTCTGTTGGTGGCAAATACACGTACGTAGGTGGGTGATGTTGCAACTGTGGAGCTCCATATGGTAGGTAGCCGTGATAATCCAAATAAGGCAATGCTGCAACTGCCTGCGGAAGTGGCGGGTTCACCACCCCTGGTGGTGGCCACAGAAAGCCCCCTGCAGGGGGAGAAGTACTGTAAGGGTTGTAGTACTGACCACTGGAGGCAGAGTTGGAGCTATCTTCATCATATGCAAGTGGGGCCTGTCGACCATGTCGACTTGTCGATGTTGTTTGTCGTTGTGAAGTAGGTGCTCCATGATCTGTATCTTGTGTTGCATGGGTGAAGTCATCCTCCCCAGTGAACCTTATAGTAGGAGATATACGATAACCACCACTTTCGTTGCCATCAttgccatcaccatcatcatcatcatcatcaccatcaccatcaccatcaccatcaccatcaccatcaccatcaccatcaccatcatcatcatcatcaccaatgTCCTCACCACCACTAGGCTCAGGTGTGGTGTCGTCACTACCTAACTCCTCCTCAGTGCGTGGTTTCTTCCCTTTTCTCATTTCGGGACCAATCTTAGTCTCCACATGTGTGTCCCCAATTGTTTCTTCGGCCCATGTCTCCACATCTTCATCGTGACCATGAGAAGAGCCTATGTTAGTGAACATCTGGCTCGGCAATGGAGTGTCAGTGAAGTCTGAGTCTTCATCAAATGCTGGGTCTCCATTGGACCTTGAAAGCTTCATCCAATTTTGAATTGCTGATGACTGCCGGTACAAAGAAAGATCCATGAAACTGCTAACTGGATCATAGTCATATGGATCGGCCCCTCTAGTAGCACGTTGCAGACGCAAGCGGAGGTTGTAGTTCACAAAGACCAATTTATCCAATTTCTAGTGGCTCAACCTATTGCGCAGTTTGGTGTGGATGTAAGCAAAGGTGCTCCAGTTCCTTTCACATCCACTAGAGGCTGCACACTGCGACAACAAGCGTCGAGCGACCCTTTGCAACACTGGTGTATCTCCCCCAAATGTAGCCCACCAAGCAGCTGGTGAAGTTTTCCGGTCAATGGCCATTCGCCTAGCAATGTCACTAGAGAACTCACCTTGCTTCGTCTTGAATATTTCAAATTCCTGCAATGCAATTGCTGCTGAATTAGTATTCAACATTTTCTCCAGACCGTTGCGCATTACTGCCATGACTGTCTGTGATGTGCCCAAACTGTACTGCACGTAAGGGTTAAGAGCACAAGCAGTTGCCATATATGTGCCTGACATCACTGTGTTCATCCTTGCATCTATCACAGCCATGATCTTTTCAAACCGGGGGTAGTCACTGCTGAACTTGCTGGCATATGTTTGCCTCATGTTTTGATATTCCATTGTCACCTCACTCAAATTAGGTGTCTTGTCTGTGTCAGCAAATCTCAAAAACATGTACAGAGGCTCAACATCATTGATCACATACTCCATATTCGCCCACCATTGAAGACTTGTGATGCATTCGTAAATGTACCTTCCAGTTTCACTTTTGAAGTGGCGGGACCGTCGGAACTCAGGTGACATTAACCATGTCATGAACTGGTCCTTCTTCCTATACATGCTTTCAAAGAACATGTAGTTGGTCCCAAATCTTGTtacattccacttgaccaactctCCACCGATGGCTTCCCTCATCATGCTGTGTAAACTGTTGGAGTTTTAGAGCCAGCTGCAAATTCGTTGCGCGCTTCGAATACAAGCATCATGCTCCGGCCACTTCCCTATGTCCTTCAGCATAAGGTTGATGGTATGGGCAaggcaaggctgccatgcaatgGTAGGGAACTCATGACAGATAATTTTGCAGGCTTTTTTGTAGTTCGAACCATTATCCGTGACAAGCTGAATCACATTGTGAGGCTCCACTTTCATGACCACTGCTCGTATCTCCTGCACAACATTGCCAATGTGATATGCGTATGGTCCTATATTTTATGCCAAGGTGAGAACAATGCTTCGATACATGGACTTACCTTCAACAAGTATTGATGGTTCTGTATTTTGTCGGACGCATTGATGGACTTCAAGAAATACATGGTGCCACCGCTATACACCAAGAAATTAATGACCGAGTTACGCATAGGCCCCGTCCACGAATCACACATGATCGTGACTCCACATTCATCCCACTCGTTCTTCCACTTCTCTATCTCTTTCTCTATCTCCTTCACATTCTcatccaaatattttccatctATCTCCCTCCCTGATGGTATTTTGATTCCAACACCTGCGGTCATAGAAGAGAAAGTATTAAGATCACAATGAAGGATATGTAATGTAGCTCAAAATATACATTGTTACCTTGTTTCTGGGTCTCCACGATCGCAGCTTTAAAGTATGGGTCATCGACTTTCCGGCCGGGAATACCGACAGCATGGCACGCCTTCGCCCATGCCCTCCCTAGAAGCTCTCTTGATGTCCTCCCCTTGACAGTCCATGGGCCGGTATCAATCCTTTGCTGCCGTGGACCACTGCTCAACCCTAGATGGTAGTCCCTAACCCTCTCGGGGACTTGTGACTGGCTCCTTCTGAACATCGAAGGCAGCGGTCCACCACTGCCTCCAACACCACCACCTGCTCCTACACCACCACTCCCTCGATCAGGACGACTACTACATCCCGATCCGCCACCCCTATCATATCGTGGCCCAGCTTGCTGCATAAATTCATACTCTTGGCGGGACTGGTGTAAGGCCGCTTGTAGTTCTGCATCCTCGTCGAGCCCCTGGCCTTCCTCTTTCTCTAGATCAATGTGCGGCCCCCTTGCAGATTGGTCCCTCAGCAGCTTTTCTCGGGCCCTTGCTTTAGCTCTAGCCTTGTTCCTGTCCAACTGCTCACTAAAGAAGGCCTTAACTTCGGCTGGAACCGAAGGGCAGTCCTTCACATATTTCCCCCTATGTGCCAAATGCTCTTTGAACCTTGTTGCTCCTCCCCCACTCTTCTCCTCCCTGCAATACTTGCATTTGAAACCACCCCTGATCTTTTGGCCATGCTCCCACACTAGGTCTGGCATTGTCCTacaattacagaaaaatagTAAGGTGTAAGTTCATGAATAACACATGAAGTAGCAACTAGATTCGGAAAATTACAGAAAACTACATTCGGTTTGAACCTTAATTTTCCGGTTAGGATCTTTTAACTTTCCGGTTAACTTAATTTTTTTGTCACATAACTCGGCTTTCGGATATGTTATTTTAATTTTCCGGTTATGCAGAATAATTTCCGGTTTGAATCTCCTAATTTTCCGGTTGTGGGATGGATGCTGGTTGGACTTGGATTTTTCCCGGTTTAAAGAAGAATTTTCTGGTTTCGGGATAATGTTTTTCTAGTTTCAGCTTAGATCCATGGCTCACGCCTGTTTCGATGGGTGGTCAACGTGCTAAATAACTTATTCAGCACCCTGAGTGCTAAAtagggaatatatatatatatatatatatatatatatatatatatatatatatatatatacataatttacaaaggTTACAAACTTTTCAATACGAGTACCCCAAAGTTAAACGAAAAGAGCCTACACTACACTAGTTCTGGTGGTTCTGCTTtttcatgaccggtcagaccgattcaATCTGGACTCCTCtgactaccggtcagaccggtccacaaAAATCTGAAGAGCTGCATACTTAGCCATCAAGCGTGCACTCCACGGATTCTATTAGTCTAcgggtctcgctccaccacctcccacccctctgcatcccggcggatgaacttgacgaaGCAAGGACAGAAGTCGATATCTATAGAGCCTGAAAACATTTGTTGACAACAgtcctgagcaactaatactcagcaagacttacccgtctctgggtatacttagcccattatctagacatgcaaggattTCTGGCTGgtagtttgttttgcagaaaagcaactaaaagtagatccttaattccagaattttagctccaatttaTAGTAATAGTTTTGCTAAACATCTATGATTTGCACATCTATAATAATCAATGTAGAAACCCAATTGAGTAAACAACATCATCATTTATCATCTCATGTCATTTCATTTCTTTACTACAatgtgactcggagatcaaggtgctcatgtccgagagcgactgacggcgaatcgatccgatttaaccttgcaagatggacctaaaccaacacggcacgtattggCCCCATCGGACTATACGAGCcgaccattcccctccccgcctcgaactacaggaccgccccaccatcatatggtcagccgagctcaacgagagaccaccaaaagtaaatacatgcatccccaattctccgcgactactcgactatcccaggaggtgagatggggttctgtactttcgaagtgaggcagtactcgacttaccggtttcgactacctcctattcCCGGCATGCGATTAggacaattcaaacatgatcagcagggctaacaacggtacggtcctcaatcgacacagacaGACTAACcactccccgcccggtctcacactCCATTCTTTTCCTCTTGAATATAATACTCATGTATGAACAAATAAATTcttcctatatctcgcgagtaacaggcaATTACTCGACTTGTACTGAGTCCTATTTAGCATAGAAAGTCTATCGATTTGCAGTTACTAGTATAAGACTCATGGAACCTAGGAATTATCTatggtttcattcaactcctataaacttaGTGCACAATTACTTAATTAGatacattgaataatttaaattaggggTTATGCACCGAGGCTTGCCTTCGGGTTGTTGCTCCGAACTAGGgtgaactgggccttgggccaggTTCTCACTCCTTTCTTCTTGCCtggcctgctccggcggctcctgtggctccgccaCCAATTCGTAAACCACCTCCTCCGCTGCGGTTGCTACACATATGCACATGATGTGACAATTAATGCAGTGCAATTGTTACTATAtgccaaaacacaacaaacCCCACTGGTCTTGCATTTACAGCATGATTCTAACTCCAACTATGCATTTATCAAGCTATAAAAGTATTTTATCTAGCATAAGTAAAACTGTATATAAAAAATTTGTCAAACAACACATTTTATGGTTCTAtcatatagagcatgaagatacgaagctaacaaaattaattttgcatttttcagattttttccATAATTTTCTATGCATTTTACAAGCTATGCTGCTCAGTGCtgatcggaagttccgacccatGGTCGGAAGTTTCGATCCCCATCGGAAGTTTTGAGTTTCTTCCGAC
This window contains:
- the LOC120693313 gene encoding uncharacterized protein LOC120693313, whose protein sequence is MPDLVWEHGQKIRGGFKCKYCREEKSGGGATRFKEHLAHRGKYVKDCPSVPAEVKAFFSEQLDRNKARAKARAREKLLRDQSARGPHIDLEKEEGQGLDEDAELQAALHQSRQEYEFMQQAGPRYDRGGGSGGGVGGSGGPLPSMFRRSQSQVPERVRDYHLGLSSGPRQQRIDTGPWTVKGRTSRELLGRAWAKACHAVGIPGRKVDDPYFKAAIVETQKQGVGIKIPSGREIDGKYLDENVKEIEKEIEKWKNEWDECGVTIMCDSWTGPMRNSVINFLVYSGGTMYFLKSINASDKIQNHQYLLKEIRAVVMKVEPHNVIQLVTDNGSNYKKACKIICHEFPTIAWQPCLAHTINLMLKDIGKWPEHDACIRSAQRICSWL